A DNA window from Chryseobacterium sp. MEBOG06 contains the following coding sequences:
- a CDS encoding SemiSWEET transporter produces the protein MNENILGIVAGVLTSISMIPQLIKVIREKNVEDISLLMLLVLISGLSLWVWYGFKKYELPIIISNSFAVLVNISLLICYMKYNKK, from the coding sequence ATGAATGAAAATATTTTAGGTATCGTTGCAGGAGTTCTCACTTCTATTTCCATGATTCCTCAGCTAATAAAGGTTATTCGGGAAAAAAATGTGGAAGATATTTCCTTACTCATGCTTTTGGTTCTTATTTCAGGGCTGTCATTATGGGTGTGGTATGGCTTCAAGAAGTATGAACTGCCTATTATAATATCGAATTCATTTGCCGTACTGGTGAATATAAGTCTTCTGATCTGTTACATGAAGTACAATAAAAAGTAA
- a CDS encoding META domain-containing protein: MKSFYYYLSALVLATFLVVSCKPQTSAQKTNADITGKTWKLTELNGQPIKLKNPKNNPYFKLEMDGMRYEGHAGCNGLGGTFEIKPEIMRIKFNQGMSTMMACEDLDIENQFTKAILAADNYSVNGNTLTLNKARMAPLAKFVLQ, encoded by the coding sequence ATGAAAAGCTTTTATTATTATTTATCCGCACTTGTTCTGGCCACTTTCCTTGTTGTTTCTTGTAAACCACAAACCAGTGCACAAAAAACAAATGCTGATATTACAGGAAAAACCTGGAAATTAACTGAGCTTAACGGGCAGCCTATCAAGCTGAAAAATCCTAAAAACAACCCTTATTTCAAACTGGAGATGGATGGAATGAGGTATGAAGGTCATGCAGGATGTAACGGGCTGGGTGGTACTTTTGAGATAAAACCTGAAATAATGAGAATTAAATTCAATCAGGGAATGTCTACGATGATGGCTTGTGAAGATCTTGATATTGAAAATCAGTTTACGAAAGCAATTCTGGCAGCAGATAACTATTCTGTAAATGGAAATACACTGACTTTAAACAAAGCAAGAATGGCTCCTTTAGCTAAATTTGTTCTTCAATAG